A stretch of Prunus dulcis chromosome 6, ALMONDv2, whole genome shotgun sequence DNA encodes these proteins:
- the LOC117633024 gene encoding scarecrow-like protein 30, with amino-acid sequence MEELNFGHGSNSVSSDQNLVNGLQVNHEPTNKLLLPANLDRPNDSSTSSEGDTVDGTDCNLPVLKYISDILLEEHLEGKPCMLEDILGLQAAEKSFYDALNQMDPHLPNHPSFSVYQSSENSDGGFQSSNGSISGFQSSNGSIAAKTGSVWDFSETSHVQTSPVESLSDITLVSDSFSDMQSLGNSRGVGEGNEIIDLEGYQCMPPSPDTLYRNLASVPENYGYNSTNGSKGKKNRQREDGHYTEEGRSNKQSAAFADDSDPQEMFDKVLQGVNPESESCFHDESLNAEGTRKLQHNKQSKGSKTTCSKKPNSNRQVVDLCKLLTECAQAVGSYDQQSASELLKQIRQHSSPYGYATQRLAHYFAEGLEARLAGARSLSYPPLLFMHASTTEILKAYQVYVSACPFKKMLHFFANRTIMKQTEKATRLHIIDFGISYGLQWPCLIQSLSEKTGGPPNLRITAIELPQPGFRPAERIEETGRRLAKYSKRYSVPFEYNVIAKKWETIRLEELQIDRNEVIVVNCMHRLKQIPDETVMMNNPRDAVLNLIKRINPDLFMHGVVNGTYNAPAFVTRFKQLLFHFHALFDMYEATVPRDNEHRLLFERAIFGTDIVNVIACEGVERVERPETYKQWQARYVRAGFKQLPLDRELLKKMKTMLKMMGYHKDFGIEDDGEWMLQGWKGRIIIALSALKPA; translated from the coding sequence ATGGAAGAACTTAATTTCGGCCATGGCTCAAATTCAGTCTCTTCTGATCAAAACCTTGTAAATGGGCTCCAAGTAAATCATGAACCCACCAATAAACTTCTCCTTCCAGCCAACTTAGACCGTCCTAATGATTCAAGCACTTCTTCAGAGGGTGATACTGTTGACGGTACAGACTGCAATCTTCCTGTGCTCAAGTACATAAGTGATATTCTTCTAGAAGAACACCTGGAGGGTAAGCCCTGCATGTTGGAGGACATTTTGGGCCTCCAAGCTGCTGAAAAATCTTTCTATGATGCCCTTAATCAGATGGATCCTCATTTACCCAACCATCCCTCTTTCTCTGTGTACCAAAGCTCTGAGAACTCAGATGGTGGTTTTCAGAGCAGTAATGGCTCTATTTCTGGTTTTCAAAGCAGTAATGGCTCTATTGCTGCTAAGACAGGCAGCGTTTGGGATTTTTCAGAAACATCTCATGTCCAAACTTCTCCTGTTGAGTCTCTATCTGATATCACTTTGGTTTCAGattcattttctgatatgCAAAGTCTTGGGAATTCTAGAGGTGTAGGGGAAGGAAATGAAATCATTGACCTTGAGGGGTACCAGTGTATGCCTCCAAGTCCTGACACACTGTACAGGAATTTGGCATCCGTGCCAGAGAATTATGGCTACAACTCAACAAATGGATCAAAGGGAAAGAAGAATCGTCAAAGGGAGGACGGTCACTACACAGAAGAAGGGAGAAGCAACAAGCAGTCAGCTGCTTTTGCTGACGATTCTGATCCCCAAGAAATGTTTGATAAAGTATTACAGGGTGTGAATCCTGAATCTGAGTCCTGTTTTCATGATGAATCTTTAAACGCTGAGGGAACTAGGAAGTTGCAGCACAACAAGCAGTCAAAAGGATCTAAGACAACATGTTCAAAGAAACCGAACAGCAACCGGCAAGTAGTAGACTTGTGCAAACTGCTAACTGAATGTGCACAAGCTGTGGGAAGCTATGACCAACAATCTGCAAGTGAACTTCTCAAGCAGATAAGACAGCATTCTTCCCCCTATGGTTATGCAACCCAGAGATTAGCTCATTACTTTGCCGAAGGCCTAGAGGCACGCTTGGCTGGTGCGAGATCCCTATCATATCCACCTCTTCTATTTATGCACGCATCAACTACCGAAATCTTAAAAGCGTATCAGGTGTATGTTTCTGCATGCCCCTTCAAGAAGATGTTACACTTCTTTGCCAACAGAACAATTATGAAACAAACAGAGAAGGCAACGAGGCTTCACATTATTGATTTTGGTATTTCTTATGGTTTACAATGGCCCTGCCTTATCCAAAGTCTCTCAGAGAAAACTGGTGGACCTCCTAATCTTCGTATCACAGCAATTGAGCTTCCCCAACCAGGTTTTCGACCAGCCGAAAGAATTGAAGAGACAGGGCGCCGCTTAGCTAAATATTCTAAGAGGTATAGTGTCCCATTTGAGTATAATGTCATTGCTAAGAAATGGGAAACCATTCGACTGGAGGAACTTCAAATTGACAGAAATGAAGTGATCGTGGTTAACTGTATGCACCGGTTAAAGCAAATTCCTGATGAGACAGTAATGATGAACAATCCAAGAGACGCTGTCTTAAATTTGATTAAGAGAATTAATCCAGACCTTTTCATGCATGGGGTTGTCAATGGGACATACAATGCACCTGCCTTTGTCACACGGTTCAAACAGTTGCTCTTCCACTTCCATGCGCTCTTCGATATGTATGAGGCCACTGTCCCTCGCGACAATGAACATCGGTTGTTGTTCGAAAGAGCAATATTTGGCACGGACATAGTGAATGTCATAGCGTGTGAGGGAGTGGAAAGAGTTGAAAGGCCTGAGACATACAAGCAGTGGCAGGCTAGGTATGTGAGGGCTGGGTTCAAGCAGCTCCCATTAGACCGGGAGCtcttgaagaagatgaagactATGTTGAAGATGATGGGGTATCATAAGGATTTTGGAATTGAAGATGATGGTGAGTGGATGCTGCAGGGATGGAAAGGAAGGATTATCATAGCTCTTTCTGCTTTGAAGCCTGCATAG
- the LOC117633020 gene encoding scarecrow-like protein 30 isoform X2 — MEELNFGHGSNSVSSDQNLVNGLQVNHEPTNKLLLPANLDRPSDSGTCSEGDTVDGRDCNLPVLKYISDILLEEDLEGKPCMLEDILGLQAAEKSFYDALNQKDPPLPNQPSFSVYQSFENSDGGFQSSNGSISGFQSSNGSIAAKTGSVWDFSETSHVQTFPVESLSDTALVSDSFSDTQSLGNFRGVGEGNEIIDLEGYQCTTPGPNTLYRNLASVPENYGYNSTNGSKGKKNHQREEGHYTEEGRSNKQSAAFADDSDLQEMFDKVLQGVNPESESCFHDESLNAEGTRKLQHNKQSKGSKTTCSKKPNSNRQVVDLCKLLTECAQAVGSYDQQSASELLKQIRQHSSPYGYATQRLAHYFAEGLEARLAGARSLSYPPLLFMHASTTEILKAYQVYVSACPFKKMLHFFANRTIMKQTEKATRLHIIDFGISYGLQWPCLIQSLSEKTGGPPNLRITAIELPQPGFRPAEKIEMTGRRLAKYSKRYGVPFEYNVIAKKWETIRLEELQIDRNEVIVVNCMHRLKQIPDETVMMNNPRDAVLNLVKRINPDLFMHGVVNGTYNAPAFVTRFKQLLFHFQALFDMYEATVPHEDEHRLLFERAIFGRDIMNVIACEGLERVERPETYKQWQARYVRAGFKQLPLDRELLKKMKTMLKMMGYHKDFGIEDDGEWMLQGWKGRIIIALSALKPA; from the coding sequence ATGGAAGAACTTAATTTTGGCCATGGCTCAAATTCAGTCTCTTCTGATCAAAACCTTGTAAATGGGCTCCAAGTAAATCATGAACCCACCAATAAACTTCTCCTTCCAGCCAACTTAGACCGTCCTAGTGATTCAGGCACTTGTTCAGAGGGTGATACTGTTGACGGTAGGGACTGCAATCTTCCTGTGCTCAAGTACATAAGTGATATTCTTCTAGAAGAAGACCTGGAGGGTAAGCCCTGCATGTTGGAGGACATTTTGGGCCTCCAAGCTGCTGAAAAATCTTTCTATGATGCCCTTAATCAGAAGGATCCCCCTTTACCTAACCAACCCTCTTTCTCTGTGTATCAAAGCTTTGAGAACTCAGATGGTGGTTTTCAGAGCAGTAATGGCTCTATCTCTGGTTTTCAAAGCAGTAATGGCTCTATTGCTGCTAAGACAGGCAGCGTTTGGGATTTTTCAGAAACATCTCATGTCCAAACTTTTCCTGTTGAGTCTCTCTCTGATACAGCTTTGGTTTCAGattcattttctgatacgcAAAGTCTTGGGAATTTTAGAGGTGTAGGGGAAGGAAATGAAATCATTGACCTTGAGGGGTACCAGTGTACAACTCCAGGTCCTAACACACTGTACAGGAATTTGGCATCCGTGCCAGAGAATTATGGCTACAACTCAACAAATGGATCAAAGGGAAAGAAGAATCATCAAAGGGAGGAAGGTCATTACACGGAAGAAGGGAGAAGCAACAAGCAGTCAGCTGCTTTTGCTGACGATTCTGATCTCCAAGAAATGTTTGATAAGGTATTACAGGGTGTGAATCCTGAATCCGAGTCCTGTTTTCATGATGAATCTTTAAACGCTGAGGGAACTAGGAAGTTGCAGCACAACAAGCAGTCAAAAGGATCTAAGACAACATGTTCAAAGAAACCGAACAGCAACCGGCAAGTAGTAGACTTGTGCAAACTGCTAACTGAATGTGCACAAGCTGTGGGAAGCTATGACCAACAATCTGCAAGTGAACTTCTCAAGCAGATAAGACAGCATTCTTCCCCCTATGGTTATGCAACCCAGAGATTAGCTCATTACTTTGCCGAAGGCCTAGAGGCACGCTTGGCTGGTGCGAGATCCCTATCATATCCACCTCTTCTATTTATGCACGCATCAACTACCGAAATCTTAAAAGCGTATCAGGTGTATGTTTCTGCATGCCCCTTCAAGAAGATGTTACACTTCTTTGCCAACAGAACAATTATGAAACAAACAGAGAAGGCAACGAGGCTTCACATTATTGATTTTGGTATTTCTTATGGTTTACAATGGCCCTGCCTTATCCAAAGTCTCTCAGAGAAAACTGGTGGACCTCCTAATCTTCGTATCACAGCAATTGAGCTTCCCCAACCAGGTTTTCGACCAGccgaaaaaattgaaatgacagGGCGCCGCTTAGCTAAATATTCTAAGAGGTATGGTGTCCCATTTGAGTATAATGTCATTGCTAAGAAATGGGAAACCATCCGACTGGAGGAACTTCAAATTGACAGAAATGAAGTGATCGTGGTTAACTGTATGCACCGGTTGAAGCAAATTCCTGATGAAACAGTAATGATGAACAATCCAAGAGACGCTGTCTTAAATTTGGTTAAGAGAATTAATCCAGACCTTTTCATGCATGGGGTTGTCAATGGGACATACAATGCACCTGCCTTTGTCACACGGTTCAAACAGTTGCTCTTCCACTTCCAAGCGCTATTCGATATGTATGAGGCCACTGTCCCTCACGAAGATGAACATCGGTTGTTGTTCGAAAGAGCAATATTTGGCAGGGACATAATGAATGTCATAGCGTGTGAGGGACTGGAAAGAGTTGAAAGGCCTGAGACATACAAGCAGTGGCAGGCTAGGTATGTGAGGGCTGGGTTCAAGCAGCTCCCATTAGACCGGGAGCtcttgaagaagatgaagactATGTTGAAGATGATGGGGTATCATAAGGATTTTGGAATTGAAGATGATGGTGAGTGGATGCTGCAGGGATGGAAAGGAAGGATTATCATAGCTCTTTCTGCTTTGAAGCCTGCATAG
- the LOC117633020 gene encoding scarecrow-like protein 33 isoform X1 yields the protein MSQKYQFYLVVFSVLMEELNFGHGSNSVSSDQNLVNGLQVNHEPTNKLLLPANLDRPSDSGTCSEGDTVDGRDCNLPVLKYISDILLEEDLEGKPCMLEDILGLQAAEKSFYDALNQKDPPLPNQPSFSVYQSFENSDGGFQSSNGSISGFQSSNGSIAAKTGSVWDFSETSHVQTFPVESLSDTALVSDSFSDTQSLGNFRGVGEGNEIIDLEGYQCTTPGPNTLYRNLASVPENYGYNSTNGSKGKKNHQREEGHYTEEGRSNKQSAAFADDSDLQEMFDKVLQGVNPESESCFHDESLNAEGTRKLQHNKQSKGSKTTCSKKPNSNRQVVDLCKLLTECAQAVGSYDQQSASELLKQIRQHSSPYGYATQRLAHYFAEGLEARLAGARSLSYPPLLFMHASTTEILKAYQVYVSACPFKKMLHFFANRTIMKQTEKATRLHIIDFGISYGLQWPCLIQSLSEKTGGPPNLRITAIELPQPGFRPAEKIEMTGRRLAKYSKRYGVPFEYNVIAKKWETIRLEELQIDRNEVIVVNCMHRLKQIPDETVMMNNPRDAVLNLVKRINPDLFMHGVVNGTYNAPAFVTRFKQLLFHFQALFDMYEATVPHEDEHRLLFERAIFGRDIMNVIACEGLERVERPETYKQWQARYVRAGFKQLPLDRELLKKMKTMLKMMGYHKDFGIEDDGEWMLQGWKGRIIIALSALKPA from the exons ATGTCCCAGAAATATCAG TTTTATTTG GTTGTTTTCTCTGTTCTGATGGAAGAACTTAATTTTGGCCATGGCTCAAATTCAGTCTCTTCTGATCAAAACCTTGTAAATGGGCTCCAAGTAAATCATGAACCCACCAATAAACTTCTCCTTCCAGCCAACTTAGACCGTCCTAGTGATTCAGGCACTTGTTCAGAGGGTGATACTGTTGACGGTAGGGACTGCAATCTTCCTGTGCTCAAGTACATAAGTGATATTCTTCTAGAAGAAGACCTGGAGGGTAAGCCCTGCATGTTGGAGGACATTTTGGGCCTCCAAGCTGCTGAAAAATCTTTCTATGATGCCCTTAATCAGAAGGATCCCCCTTTACCTAACCAACCCTCTTTCTCTGTGTATCAAAGCTTTGAGAACTCAGATGGTGGTTTTCAGAGCAGTAATGGCTCTATCTCTGGTTTTCAAAGCAGTAATGGCTCTATTGCTGCTAAGACAGGCAGCGTTTGGGATTTTTCAGAAACATCTCATGTCCAAACTTTTCCTGTTGAGTCTCTCTCTGATACAGCTTTGGTTTCAGattcattttctgatacgcAAAGTCTTGGGAATTTTAGAGGTGTAGGGGAAGGAAATGAAATCATTGACCTTGAGGGGTACCAGTGTACAACTCCAGGTCCTAACACACTGTACAGGAATTTGGCATCCGTGCCAGAGAATTATGGCTACAACTCAACAAATGGATCAAAGGGAAAGAAGAATCATCAAAGGGAGGAAGGTCATTACACGGAAGAAGGGAGAAGCAACAAGCAGTCAGCTGCTTTTGCTGACGATTCTGATCTCCAAGAAATGTTTGATAAGGTATTACAGGGTGTGAATCCTGAATCCGAGTCCTGTTTTCATGATGAATCTTTAAACGCTGAGGGAACTAGGAAGTTGCAGCACAACAAGCAGTCAAAAGGATCTAAGACAACATGTTCAAAGAAACCGAACAGCAACCGGCAAGTAGTAGACTTGTGCAAACTGCTAACTGAATGTGCACAAGCTGTGGGAAGCTATGACCAACAATCTGCAAGTGAACTTCTCAAGCAGATAAGACAGCATTCTTCCCCCTATGGTTATGCAACCCAGAGATTAGCTCATTACTTTGCCGAAGGCCTAGAGGCACGCTTGGCTGGTGCGAGATCCCTATCATATCCACCTCTTCTATTTATGCACGCATCAACTACCGAAATCTTAAAAGCGTATCAGGTGTATGTTTCTGCATGCCCCTTCAAGAAGATGTTACACTTCTTTGCCAACAGAACAATTATGAAACAAACAGAGAAGGCAACGAGGCTTCACATTATTGATTTTGGTATTTCTTATGGTTTACAATGGCCCTGCCTTATCCAAAGTCTCTCAGAGAAAACTGGTGGACCTCCTAATCTTCGTATCACAGCAATTGAGCTTCCCCAACCAGGTTTTCGACCAGccgaaaaaattgaaatgacagGGCGCCGCTTAGCTAAATATTCTAAGAGGTATGGTGTCCCATTTGAGTATAATGTCATTGCTAAGAAATGGGAAACCATCCGACTGGAGGAACTTCAAATTGACAGAAATGAAGTGATCGTGGTTAACTGTATGCACCGGTTGAAGCAAATTCCTGATGAAACAGTAATGATGAACAATCCAAGAGACGCTGTCTTAAATTTGGTTAAGAGAATTAATCCAGACCTTTTCATGCATGGGGTTGTCAATGGGACATACAATGCACCTGCCTTTGTCACACGGTTCAAACAGTTGCTCTTCCACTTCCAAGCGCTATTCGATATGTATGAGGCCACTGTCCCTCACGAAGATGAACATCGGTTGTTGTTCGAAAGAGCAATATTTGGCAGGGACATAATGAATGTCATAGCGTGTGAGGGACTGGAAAGAGTTGAAAGGCCTGAGACATACAAGCAGTGGCAGGCTAGGTATGTGAGGGCTGGGTTCAAGCAGCTCCCATTAGACCGGGAGCtcttgaagaagatgaagactATGTTGAAGATGATGGGGTATCATAAGGATTTTGGAATTGAAGATGATGGTGAGTGGATGCTGCAGGGATGGAAAGGAAGGATTATCATAGCTCTTTCTGCTTTGAAGCCTGCATAG